The genomic DNA GGATTTGTCAtgtctcaggtgagtgccctcacCACTAGGCTATAGGCTATTCCAATGCAAGGCCCCCTCAGACTGATTATGGGATTTAGGCATTGAAATTAGGGCTagctcctaaatccctttgtgaatcctGCTGGGATTCAAAAAAGCATTTAAGCAGGGTAGACACCTAAATACTGCTGAACACCCAGCACACAGAGAcaaagtaatttgcccaaggacATACGAAAATTGAAGCTGGGTCTCTTACACCTGATGCTTTAACCACTGTACCATCCTTCCACCCAGCTGTTAAAGGGCAAATTAAAATCTTTATAGTTTGTATcctctctgggggcagggccggtgtaAAACACGAAGCAGAATGAGGCCCTAGTTCTGGCTGCAACTTTGGTTACCTACCACaagaataaagaaaaacaacaacaacaattaatTCCAAATGAATCTTTATTCAGGATGTGAATTTAATTCAATTTTTGAGGAAAGGGTTCTGGGAAATGGTTTATGATATTTATCCTGATCTATTAATAACTGGATGAATCCAGGTATCagttacattgtgtgtgtgtgtgtgtgtgtgtgtgtgtgtatatatatatatatatatatatattgggcaTCAAGATCCTTACCACAGCTTGGAAACCATCACCAGAATGCAaattatgagccagatcctcagttgttgTAATTCGGCATCATTATGTTTATTTCAGCATAGtgacgctgatttacaccagtaggaGATCTGGGTCATCAATTGAAATGGAGCTATGCTGGGAATGTAGCACCTCATTGCTGTCCAAAAAGCATGTTTTGGGGAGTATACATCATACTGTTCATGCAAACAGAAGCAGCAGAATCCTTGCTTTAGGTGCTGAACTCAACCATAAGGGCTTGACCACACCGGGACATACTATGGGATTGTCAGAAGTGCCTAGATGTCTAACTGCCTTTGAAATTAATAGACATTAGACTCCATGGTTGTTTGGAAAACCCCCACTAGGTGTCTTATCTCcatccttaggcacctaaatatgtttaaaaatctgacccataATCATCCCTTGGAGCATGTCCTAGTGGACAGCAAACCCCAGGTTACTGTGGTCCATGGAGGGCACCAGCTAGGATACAGCTTCTGATGGCAAATTCAGCACGTAGAGAGATAGGTACGGGGCAGATCTCGATCAATAACTCATGCACAAGGAGGCCATGTTGTGGACGCAGTTGGGAGTACAACATGGGATTCCCTTGGCTGCTAAATCTGGTGGGGCCTGGACCGGATCTGCAGCTGGTACAAACTTGCACATCTCCACTGATTTCgatggagttatgccagtttgCACCATCTGAATGTGACccaatgtttttcattttaaaaccttcctttttttctttacttCCTTAGAAAATCCATCAGTCTAGTGGCCATTGTCCTCAGGGCGTCATTCACATCCTTGTTCCTCAAGGAGTAGACCAGGGGGTTGAGCAATGGGGTGACCAGGCTGTAGAGAAGGGAGAATGTTTTGTTTAGGTTGACAGCAGAATTGGCTGTCGGCACCACATAGACAATGGCCAGTGCCCCGTAGAAAGTGCTGACCACAGTAAGGTGAGAGGTACAGGTGGAGAAGGCCTTCCACCTCCCAGTGCTGGAAGGGTTTTTTACTACAGCTGTTATGATAAATGCATAGGATATGAGGGTtagcaggaaggggatcagggtgGCCGTAGCGGAGAGCAAGAATGCTGCTAAGGTTATCAGGTGGGTGTCACTGCACGACAGCTTGACCAGGGGCATGaagtcacagaagaaatggtcGATTTCATTAGGGCCACAGAAATGTAGTCTGTAAATCCAGGCCATTATCACCGGGTTGAAGAGGAAGCCACCCAGCCAAGAGCAGGAAGCCAGCTCGACGCACACCCTTGCGTTCATGAGGGCCGTATAACGCAGTGGATTGCATATCGCCAAGTAGCGATCATAGGCCATCACTGTTAGCAGGAAGCTTTCGGTGGCTGCCTGGGAGCCGAAGATATAAAGCTGTGTGACACAGCCACTGAAGGAGATCGCCACGCCCTTCTCAGCCAGGAAACCTTGCAGCATTTTGGGGACAATGTTGGATGTGTACCAGATATCCAAGAAGGACAAGTTCCCCAGtaagaaatacatgggggtgtgaaggccCCGATCAGCCAGAATGGTGACAATGATCAGGGTGTTCCCAGCCACGGTGGTGAGGTACAT from Malaclemys terrapin pileata isolate rMalTer1 chromosome 12, rMalTer1.hap1, whole genome shotgun sequence includes the following:
- the LOC128845868 gene encoding olfactory receptor 11A1-like — its product is MADVERGNQSNVTEFILRGFRIFYPFQIGPFVLVLLMYLTTVAGNTLIIVTILADRGLHTPMYFLLGNLSFLDIWYTSNIVPKMLQGFLAEKGVAISFSGCVTQLYIFGSQAATESFLLTVMAYDRYLAICNPLRYTALMNARVCVELASCSWLGGFLFNPVIMAWIYRLHFCGPNEIDHFFCDFMPLVKLSCSDTHLITLAAFLLSATATLIPFLLTLISYAFIITAVVKNPSSTGRWKAFSTCTSHLTVVSTFYGALAIVYVVPTANSAVNLNKTFSLLYSLVTPLLNPLVYSLRNKDVNDALRTMATRLMDFLRK